AACCGGGATGTGAGCAATATGCATGATCTCGACCCGGAGGCGGAACGCCAGCTGTGTGACTATGCCCAGAAGGTCCACAATTCGGAGTTCATATTTATTACCCATTATCCGCGCCGGACCCGGCCGTTCTATACCCTCTGGGACCCGGATGATCCAGAGTATACCTTCGGTTTTGATCTGCTGTTCCGGGGTCTGGAGGTGACCACCGGCTCCCAGCGGATTCACGATTACCATATGCTCGTGGAAAACATCCGGCGGTTCGGAATGAATCCGGAAAGTTTTGAGTTTTATCTTGAGATCTTCAAATATGCGGTGCCACCGCACGGCGGACTGGCGATCGGCGCCGAGCGTCTGACCCAGCAGTTTCTGGGCCTTGCCAATGTCCGGGAGGCAAGCCTGTTTCCACGCGACCGTTTCCGCCTGACACCATAAAACCTTTCGTTTTAATAACTTAGAAATGCCCGCTGCGGTCCGTTTTTATAAGCTGAAAAATTTCAATGTGTTGGAGAATTGGACCCCTTTTTGTCCTGTCTGGGGGGCAGTTCCCTATACCGCTGGTGCGGGTGCTGAGCGGTGGTTGCGGGCTTTTCGGGTCTGGTTTCGGTTCGGGTCCGGGTTGAATCTGCGTCCGTTTTTGACATTTCAGAATTGCCGGTATACTGTTTCCATTCCTTTTAAAGGAGGAGCGTGTGGCAGAGTCACGGTTTGTGACCGCAATTAACTGTATGGATGGCAGGGTGCAGTTGCCGGTGATTGCCTGGCTGAAGGCGGATACCGGTGCTGATTATGTTGATAATATCACTGAGCCCGGTCCGGTGAAGATTCTTGCCGAGGGCAGAAACCGGGTGCTGCTGGGTTCGATCCGGCGCCGGGTGAAGATCTCGGTTGAACGGCACGGCTCCAGACTGGTTGCCATTATTGCCCACCATGACTGTGCGGGAAATCCGGTTGATGAGCAGACCCAGCGCCGTCAGCTGGAGCGGGCGATCCGGCGGGTGGAGTCCTGGGGGCTCGGGGTCAGAGTTGTCGGGCTGTGGGTGAATGAGCAGTGGCAGGTTGAAGGTTGACCTTTGTGCCGGAAGGTTTAGCATAAAGTATGCGGTATCGGGAGCGCAGGGTGGCGGATGCGATCCGGGATATTGTTGCGGAGATCATCCTGAAGCAGATCTCGGACCCGGGGGTTGGGTTTGTCACTGTGACCAGATGTTCACTGTCAAGGGATCTGCGGAATGCCACCGTCTATTTTTCGGTGATGGGTGATGAGGCAGAGCGGCAGCGCTCGCTTGCTCATCTGGAGCATGCCCGGGGGTTCATCCGTTATCAGCTGAGCCGGCGTCTGAAGATGAAGTTTCTGCCTGAACTGCATTTTGCGCTGGATGAGGTGCTGGCGCAGGAGCAGCGGATCAACCGGCTGCTGGATGAGATGGAAGAGCCAGAGCCGGAAGATGAAGAAAATAAATAGCCGGTCAGGGTGGTAGCGGTGTGCGCGGGGTGCTGAATATCAACAAGCCGGCCGGAATTTCTTCTTATGATGTAATCAGACGGTTGAAACCGGTGCTTGAGTCGAAGCGGATTGGCCATGCGGGCACGCTGGACCCGATGGCATCCGGGGTCCTGCTGGTGCTGGTTAACGAGGCAACGAAAATCAGCCGGGTGCTGATGGCGCTGGAGAAGGAGTATGAGGCAGAAATTACCTTCGGGATCGAAACTGATACGGATGATGTTACCGGCAGAGTAATACGGGAGGCGCCGGTGCCGGCAATCAGTGCCGAGGAGCTGAGCAGGTTTCTCCAGGACAATTTTCAGGGCGAGCTCTGGCAGGTGCCACCGGACTACTCAGCGCTGAAGCAGGCGGGTGTTCCGCTTTACCGCCGGGCCCGGGCGGGTATGCCGGTTGAAAAAAGGACACGCCGGGTTAATATTTATGATATCCGGCTTTCAGCCTGGGAGCCGCCGGTTGCCCGGATTGCGGTCCGGGTTTCTTCCGGCACCTATGTGCGGGCGCTGGCACGGGACATCGGCCGGGCGCTGGGGTCAGCAGCTACCCTTTCCCGGCTGGTGCGGACCAGGGTCGGCAATTTTATGCTGAAGGACAGTCTGAATCTGGAGCAGGTGCCGGGTGGTGCTGAGCTCGCCAGCCTGCTTGTGCCGGTTGAGCAGGCGCTCAGCCATCTGCCCAGGCTGGAGGTCGGTCCGGAGATTGCCGAGCAGCTGCTTATGGGAAAACGGCCGGTCTGGAATGAGGCAATGCCGGCTGATACCGGACTGCTAGTGGCGGTCACCCGAAAGCGGGATTTTCTGGCGCTGGTGAAGTGCCGGGCCGGGGTGCTGATTCCGGAAAGGATTGTCTATGCCGGATAGAAGTGGCGGGCTGGTTCTGACCATCGGTGGATTTGACGGCGTGCACCTCGGCCATCGGGCAATCATCCAGGCGGTCCAGGAGGAGGCGCAGACCCGGAACGCCCGTTCCGGGCTGGTGACCTTTGAGCCCCATCCGGCGCAGCTGCTGCATCCGGAGTTTCCCTATCTGCTGACACCGCTTGAGGAGAAAAAGCTGGTGCTGGCTGAGCTCGGGGTTGATTATGTCCATGTGATCGGTTTTAACGAACGGATACGGAACCTTGCGCCCGAGGAGTTTGTGCTCGAGGAGATTGTCAAACCGCTGAAACCGGCTGGTGTGGTCATCGGTGCGGATCACCGGTTCGGTCAGCATGCCCGGGGTGATGTCCGGCTGCTCGGGGAAATTCTGGCTCGGTATTCAATTCCGCTGAAGATCATTCCCGAGGTGGTGCATCTTGGTGCTCCGGTCCGCTCCACCCGAATCCGGGAGCATCTGGTGCTGGGTCATATCCGGCTTGCCAACGAACTGCTGGGCAGGCGGTACGGGATCCTGGGCCGGGTGGTGCGCGGAACCGGCACCGGCAGAAAACTGGGTTTTCCCACAGTCAATGTTGAACCGGTGAGCCCAGACAAGCTGCTGCCGGCAGAGGGTGTCTATGCCGGCTGTGCCGAGTTCGGGGGCAGGAGGTTTTCCGGTGCGGTGAACATCGGGTTCAAGCCGACATTCGGCGGCACCGGCAGAACGGTTGAGGTCCATCTTCTTGATTTTCAGGGTGAGGTGGCTGCCGGCACACCGGTGACGGTCCGGCTGGTGGAGCGCATCCGGCCCGAGCAGAAGTTTCCTGATCCGGCAGCACTCCGGGCACAGATTGCTGCCGATATTGTTAAAATCAGACAGGTGCTGGAACGGGAGCAGTAACCCGGGTTTGACTGTCCCAAGTTGTTGACAATCAACCCTGCAGACTTAAGATTGTGATATGAGCAGTTTGAGCCTGATTTTAATTCTGACCGTTCTGCCACCAGATTCGCTGGTGTGCCCGATGCGGGTGGACACAGCTCAGGAGCTGGAACTGGCGATTCTGCCGCCGGAGAATGTCAGTCTGCCGGTCCAGTACCGGATTGACTGGGGCGATGGCGAGACCCTGGACTGGACCGAGCCGGTGAATTCGCGCACCGAGGTTTACCGTTACCACCGCTATCGCCAGCCCGGCACCTATCAGTTGCGGGTGATGCTCCGCGACCGGCTGGGCATTTCTTCGGAGTGGAGCAGACCTGTTGCGGTTGAGGTGGTGCCTTCGCTTTTGAAGTGGTTTGCGCCGACGCTGGAACCGGTAGTAGGTGCACCGGCACTGGATGAGAACGGTAATGTTTATCTCGGAGATGAGTCGGGCACAGTTTATTCGTTCAACTCCGCGGGTGAGCTGCGCTGGACTTTTCAGGTCCGGCAGCCGGTTTATGCAGGTGCAACGGTGGAGCAGGGACTGGTTTATGTGCCGGCGCTGGACTCCTGCCTCTACTGTCTGGATACACTGGGCAAACTTAAATGGTCGGTAAATCTGGGGGATGAGCTTTGGACCCCGCCTGCCATCGGGCAGGACCAAAATCTCTACCTGACCACGGACAAGGGCAGGCTGGTGAGCGTGGACGCAAAGGGCAGAATCCGCTGGCAGGTCCAGCTCGGTGATGAGGCGGCCGGGGCACCGACGCTCGGACCGGATGGCAATATCTATGTGAGCGCCGACTCCATTTACTGCTTTACTCCGAAGGGAAAGCGGCGCTGGGCGTTCGGCACACCGGATAACGCCTATTTCTTTGCCGGACCGGTGGTGGACGGGCAGGGGCTGGTGTACTGCGGGAGTTTTGACGGGTATGTGTACTGTCTGGGAAGAGATGGCAGGATGGTCTGGCGGGCACCGGTGCCGGATGAGGATGAGATCCGGACCGAGGTGGTGTTTGACCCTGAAGGCAGGATGTATCTCGGTACCGATGGATACTATCTGTGTGTGAAGGAGCCGGGGAAAACGATCCGGGTCGTGTATGAGACCGGTGATGGTATCTGTGCGACACCGGCGGTCAGCGCGCAGGGGACAGTTTATCTGCTTTCCGATGACGGGGTGCTTTACGCATTTACCCGGGAGGGAAGGATATTCTTTACCGCCGAAGTTGCCGGCGGTGATAAGGAGCTCTACTACAGTTCGTCGCCGGCGATCGGACAGGATGGAACGGTCTATGTCGGTTCCTGGGATGGCGGAATTTATGCATTTCATGGCGATGCACCGCCGGCAAACACAGTCTGGGCGCAATACCGGGGTGATGCCCAGCACCGGGGCAGGGTTACCGTCCGGAAGGGGAGGTAATAGATGCTGAAGCTGTTCTGGTCACCGACAGTAAGGTTCCGGGAGCTCACCGCTAAGCCTGAATGGTCGCTGCCGCTGGTGCTCGCGCTGCTTGTGCCGTTACTGCTCGGCACACTGAGCAGTTCGCTCCTGCCGCGGCGGGTGCTGATCGATTCCATTGAATCCCGGATGGAGCGGGTGAAGAGGTATATTGATGAACAGGTGGAAAAGGGGAGGATGCCGTCGGATCAGCGGGGTCCGGCACTGGAGCGGATTGAGGGGACATCACGGCAGGAGGTGGAAGCCTATGAGCGTTCCTCCTGGCCGGCGCTGTTTCTGCGGTTTCTGGTGCGCAGTCTGCCCGCGGTGGTGTGGTCGCTGATTCAGCTGTTGATTTTTACCGCACTCCTGAATCTGATTATGCCGCTGCTGGGCGGAGCCACCAGTTTTGGCCGGATGCTGGCGGTGACCGCCAATGCGGCGCTGGTGCGGATCGCGGGTGCAGTGGTGCACGGGCTTCTGATGTTTGCTACCGGCAGGCTGGCAGTCAATACCAGTTTGAGCCTTGTTCTGCCCGCGGGTCCGGTGTTTGTCCGGGGGTTTTTGTCCGCGGTCGATATCTTCACTGTGTGGGAGCTGGTGCTGATCGGTCTGGGAATGAAGGTTGTTTTCAATCTGCCGGGACGGCGGTCCTGGTTTGCGGTTTTCAGCATCTGGCTGGTTTATATTGTCATCCTGGCACTCCTCTTCACACTTTCCGGCGGGCTGGCGCTGCCGGAATAGCGTCGATGGTAATTTCAGCAGTTTGTTTAACCGGTCTGGTGATCTCAGTCATTCTGCCCGGGGAGACGCTGTATCTGAACCTGGAGCGGACACTGGCGCTGGCACTCAGAAACAGTCCGCTGGCAGTGGAGGCAGAAGCGGAGCGTAAATCAGCGGTGCTGGCAGCTGGCAGGGGCGCGGCTGGTATTATGCCCAGGGGTTCGGTTGCCGTTTCGGAATTGAAAGGGGAATCGGGTCGGGTCTGGGAGGAGGAGGTTACCGTCAGTCAGACGGTTTTTGACCCGGTGGTATTCGGCGGTGTGATCAGCGGGATTATCAACGCCGGTTACCATTCGGAATCGGCACGAGAGCAGTCTGCCCGTCTGGTCCTGACCGTCACCAGCGGTTATCTGAATCTGATCCGTGCCCGGAGTATGCTCGCAGCCGCTGAGAAGGCATGCGCGCAAGCCGAGGCGGTTTACCGTCTGGTTGAGGAGAAGTTCCGGCTGGGGCAGGTGTCCCGGATTGAGCTTTTGCGTAGTCAGGCGTTTTACCAGCAGGCTGAGCTCAACCGGCTGAGCGCCCGGAAGGGGTCTGCGGAAGCAATGAACGGGCTGATTGCGGCGGTCGGGCTCAGGCCCGGACAGATAATTGTGCCCACCGAGGAACTGGATTCAGCAGTGCCGGAAATTGAGCCTGAGCAGGTGCGAAGACAGATTGAGCGCTATAACCCCGGAGTCAGGATGAGCCGGAAGCTGAACCGGGTAGCGGTGCTGAATCTGGTTGCGGCGTTCTTGCGGGTACTGCCGACGGTGAGTCTGTTCCGCAGTTTCCGTTATGCTGATACAGTTCCGCCCGCAGGTTACCGGCAGTGGCAGGAGGGTGCGGTGAAAAATGACGGGATTGCAATTTCGCTGCCGGTGGCGGATATTGTCGGCTTTGTGCTGAATGCGGGCGAGGCGCTGATTTCAGCCCGGCGCAGTCGGGCAGCACTGGTCCGTGCCCGGCTGGAGCTGCACAGCGCCACTGAGAGCGCAATTGCCGGTTATCAGGAAGCCCGGCAGCGGTACCGGCAGGCAGTGGATAATCTCCGGCTGCACCGTGAGCTTTACGAGCTTGCCCGGTCTCAGTTCCAGCTGGGTGCGCTCGGACTGAGTGAGCTGCTGGAGGTGGAGGCCGGGCTGGCACAGGCAGAGGCAGGCGCCAGTGCGGCACGGTGCGATGTATATCTGCAGTCGGCACAGCTGGGATATCTGATGGGTTTGAGCCGGACCGGCGAGAAGGCCGGGAATTGAGACAGGAGGCGGGATGAGCAAGGGTTTAAGGGTGGTCCTGATTATAATCGGTGTTTTAGCCCTGCTGGCGGTGCTGTTGGTGCTTAACCGTTCCCGGCAGGAGGGCGGGGTGAGCTGTGAGGTGAAGAGGGTAAAGTACGGGACAATCGTTTCCGTGGTCAGTGGAACCGGCGAGCTGCGGGCAGCAGCCCAGGTGAATCTGCAGGCACAGGTGATGGGGGTGGTGAAACGGCTGCGGGTGCGAGAAGGCGAATGGGTGCACCGCGGGGACACACTGGTGGAGCTGGACCGGCAGAGTATTGAGGCGCAGATGGAAATTGCCCGTGCCCAGTATGAGCAGGCACAGTCCCGCCACCAGCGGATGGAAAGCCTGTATGCCAGGGGGCTGGTT
This is a stretch of genomic DNA from candidate division WOR-3 bacterium. It encodes these proteins:
- a CDS encoding carbonic anhydrase, with translation MAESRFVTAINCMDGRVQLPVIAWLKADTGADYVDNITEPGPVKILAEGRNRVLLGSIRRRVKISVERHGSRLVAIIAHHDCAGNPVDEQTQRRQLERAIRRVESWGLGVRVVGLWVNEQWQVEG
- the rbfA gene encoding 30S ribosome-binding factor RbfA, which codes for MRYRERRVADAIRDIVAEIILKQISDPGVGFVTVTRCSLSRDLRNATVYFSVMGDEAERQRSLAHLEHARGFIRYQLSRRLKMKFLPELHFALDEVLAQEQRINRLLDEMEEPEPEDEENK
- the truB gene encoding tRNA pseudouridine(55) synthase TruB; translation: MRGVLNINKPAGISSYDVIRRLKPVLESKRIGHAGTLDPMASGVLLVLVNEATKISRVLMALEKEYEAEITFGIETDTDDVTGRVIREAPVPAISAEELSRFLQDNFQGELWQVPPDYSALKQAGVPLYRRARAGMPVEKRTRRVNIYDIRLSAWEPPVARIAVRVSSGTYVRALARDIGRALGSAATLSRLVRTRVGNFMLKDSLNLEQVPGGAELASLLVPVEQALSHLPRLEVGPEIAEQLLMGKRPVWNEAMPADTGLLVAVTRKRDFLALVKCRAGVLIPERIVYAG
- the ribF gene encoding riboflavin biosynthesis protein RibF gives rise to the protein MPDRSGGLVLTIGGFDGVHLGHRAIIQAVQEEAQTRNARSGLVTFEPHPAQLLHPEFPYLLTPLEEKKLVLAELGVDYVHVIGFNERIRNLAPEEFVLEEIVKPLKPAGVVIGADHRFGQHARGDVRLLGEILARYSIPLKIIPEVVHLGAPVRSTRIREHLVLGHIRLANELLGRRYGILGRVVRGTGTGRKLGFPTVNVEPVSPDKLLPAEGVYAGCAEFGGRRFSGAVNIGFKPTFGGTGRTVEVHLLDFQGEVAAGTPVTVRLVERIRPEQKFPDPAALRAQIAADIVKIRQVLEREQ
- a CDS encoding PQQ-binding-like beta-propeller repeat protein, which codes for MSSLSLILILTVLPPDSLVCPMRVDTAQELELAILPPENVSLPVQYRIDWGDGETLDWTEPVNSRTEVYRYHRYRQPGTYQLRVMLRDRLGISSEWSRPVAVEVVPSLLKWFAPTLEPVVGAPALDENGNVYLGDESGTVYSFNSAGELRWTFQVRQPVYAGATVEQGLVYVPALDSCLYCLDTLGKLKWSVNLGDELWTPPAIGQDQNLYLTTDKGRLVSVDAKGRIRWQVQLGDEAAGAPTLGPDGNIYVSADSIYCFTPKGKRRWAFGTPDNAYFFAGPVVDGQGLVYCGSFDGYVYCLGRDGRMVWRAPVPDEDEIRTEVVFDPEGRMYLGTDGYYLCVKEPGKTIRVVYETGDGICATPAVSAQGTVYLLSDDGVLYAFTREGRIFFTAEVAGGDKELYYSSSPAIGQDGTVYVGSWDGGIYAFHGDAPPANTVWAQYRGDAQHRGRVTVRKGR
- a CDS encoding Yip1 family protein translates to MLKLFWSPTVRFRELTAKPEWSLPLVLALLVPLLLGTLSSSLLPRRVLIDSIESRMERVKRYIDEQVEKGRMPSDQRGPALERIEGTSRQEVEAYERSSWPALFLRFLVRSLPAVVWSLIQLLIFTALLNLIMPLLGGATSFGRMLAVTANAALVRIAGAVVHGLLMFATGRLAVNTSLSLVLPAGPVFVRGFLSAVDIFTVWELVLIGLGMKVVFNLPGRRSWFAVFSIWLVYIVILALLFTLSGGLALPE
- a CDS encoding TolC family protein, producing MVISAVCLTGLVISVILPGETLYLNLERTLALALRNSPLAVEAEAERKSAVLAAGRGAAGIMPRGSVAVSELKGESGRVWEEEVTVSQTVFDPVVFGGVISGIINAGYHSESAREQSARLVLTVTSGYLNLIRARSMLAAAEKACAQAEAVYRLVEEKFRLGQVSRIELLRSQAFYQQAELNRLSARKGSAEAMNGLIAAVGLRPGQIIVPTEELDSAVPEIEPEQVRRQIERYNPGVRMSRKLNRVAVLNLVAAFLRVLPTVSLFRSFRYADTVPPAGYRQWQEGAVKNDGIAISLPVADIVGFVLNAGEALISARRSRAALVRARLELHSATESAIAGYQEARQRYRQAVDNLRLHRELYELARSQFQLGALGLSELLEVEAGLAQAEAGASAARCDVYLQSAQLGYLMGLSRTGEKAGN